The Vibrio sp. 10N DNA window TGGACAGCCTGCTAGAGCCTGGTAAGAAGATCAACTCAAATGGTTCGGTTGTAACACTGCCTGATATCAAGATGATGGTATTTAGTGGTAATAACCCTTGGCACCACCACCAAGATCGCAACCGCATGAAGAAAGCGTTCCGCAACCTTCATACTGTTGTGGCGATTGATTTTGCGTGGACTGCAACGTGCCGCCACTCTGACATCGTGCTACCAGCATGTACTCAGTGGGAGCGTAACGATATTGACGGTTACGGTGCGTACTCAGGCCGTGGTCTGATTGCGATGCATAAGCTGGTGGACCCGCTATTCCAGTCTAAAACTGACTTCCAAATCATGACGGAGTTAACTCGTCGTTGGGGTCGCTCTGAAGACTACACGCGTGGCATGACAGAAATGGAGTGGGTGAAATCACTTTACGACAACTGTAAAGAAGCCAACAAAGGCAAGTTTGAACTTCCAGAGTTTGCTGAGTTCTGGGAAAAAGGTTTCTTAGATTTCGGTACAGGTAAACCTTGGGTACGTCACGCAGATTTCCGTGAAGACCCAGAGATCAATGCATTAGGTACACCGTCTGGCTTTATCGAGATCACGAGCCGTACTATCGGTAACATGAACTACGAACACTGCCAAGAGCACCCAATGTGGTTTGAAAAGTCAGAGCGTTCACATGGCGGCCCAGGCTCAGACAAACATCCGTACTGGCTACAGTCTTGTCACCCGGATAAGCGTCTGCACTCACAAATGTGTGAATCAGAAGAGTTCCGTGCGACTTACGCAGTGCAAGGTCGTGAGCCGATTTACATCAACCCGAAAGATGCCAAAGCAAAAGGCATTAAAGACGGTGATGTGGTGCGTGTATACAACGATCGCGGTCAGCTACTAGCAGGTGCGGTTGTCACTGATAGCTTTGCACCTGGCGTGGTTCGAATTGAAGAGGGTGCATGGTATGGCCCACTTAACGAGAAAATTGGCGCATTGGATACCTATGGCGATCCAAACACGTTGACGCAAGATATTCCATCTTCGGAGCTTGCACAGGCAACGTCTGCGAACACTTGTTTGGTCGACTTTGAGAAGTTTGTAGGCAAACTTCCACCAGTGACCTCGTTCGGTGGTCCTATCGAAGTGGTATAACGCAAGTAAGTGCTAACTAGTACACAAAACCCATCGGAAACGATGGGTTTTTTTATACCTAACAATATACTCATTAGGTAATTGGTTAATATATCGAGACCCTATGACTGAGTATATTTCTGTTTTACCAGAGCTAGATGCACTAGCGATCAACCCCGACATTGAAATAAAACTGGATAGCGGCGAGCTGACTTGCTGTTATCACAGCGTACTAACTCGACCTTTGTCTTCTCAAACCGCATTACTGCGCTTTGAAAATCAAGTAGAGACTCGCGCACAGTTATTGGGTGATGGGTTTCAAATGTTGTGCCAAACCGCTGGCTCGCCAAATGCCTTAGTGGATGTGGGTCGTTGTCCTGACAACAATGCCAGCTACCGACTCTACCCATCAGAGGCTCCAAAACGGTTCTACAACTATTTGGTGGTGGAGCAGTCAACTGGCTTTCAGCTTTACGGCTTTACCTCTTGCCATCGCTTCGCGGGTTACTTCCTAATTGAACCTACACGCCATGGAATAGATGTCGTGGCGTACTTGGATGGCGAAGAGAGTGAGCCCCAGTATTGGGAAACCAACCAGCTTGAATCACTGACGGTCATTCATGGTAGTAGCTTAGATAGCGTCTATGAACAGTACGCGCAGCGAATTGCTAACCATCATCCCGTTCGAAATGGTGCAAACCAAAATAGTCCCATCGGCTGGTGCTCTTGGTATGCCTATTACGCTGAGGTGACCAAAGAGAATGTTATCGACAATACACGCATCATGAGCCAACAACTCAATGATCTGCAATGGGTGTTACTCGATGACGGCTATCAGGCGTTTATGGGCGACTGGCTGTCACCTTCAGATAAGTTTGATGGTGGCGTGCAATCACTGATCGCAGAGATCCGTGCTAACGGTAAGAAACCTGCGATCTGGCTGGCGCCATTTATTGCTCAAGCCGAATCGGAGGTTTTTCAGCAGCACCCTGATTGGTTTTTAAGACACCCATCTGGTGAATTGTTGAAAGCGGAAGACATCACCTATGGCGGCTGGCGCTGCACACCTTGGTACATTTTGGATGCGACTCATCCAGAAGTACAAGCACACCTCACTCGTGTTGTTAAAGTCATGCGCGAGGAGTGGGGTGTTGAACTATTTAAGCTGGATGCCAATTACTGGGGGACGTTGAAAGGCTGTCGATATCAAAAAGGAGCGACAGGTATTGAAGCCTATCGTCTTGGTATGGCTGCGATCAATGAAGGGGCAGGCGATGCGCTAGTGCTTGGGTGCAACGCGCCGATGTGGCCATCTTTGGGTTTGGTGGATGCGATGCGTGTTTCTGACGATGTCGAGCGTCACGTTCACCGTTTTGAACAGATAGCCAAAGAGACGTTTTATCGTAGTTGGCAACATCAGCGTTTATGGTTGATTGATCCTGATTGTGCGACGTTCACCTCGCTTGCGAATCAAGGTGCCGATCGCAGTGCGTATGAGTTCCATCGTGATGTCTTGCTTGCTGCTGGTGGTTTATTGCTTTCTGGAGACCCGCTACCAGAGCTGACGCCATTTGCTAAAGAAACATTAGCGCGCCTTATTACTCGACAGCAGCAAACCAGTCGCGCCTCGGTATTCAGTTCACTGACACTTAATCATGCGACGCTTAAACTGTCTGAAGAGCGCCGTTTGCACTGTTTGTTTCACTACAATGACGTGGTGAGTGAGTACACCCTCACCACGGAGTTTCCAAGTGATTGGTATGATTTTTGGACAGGAGAGAAACTCAATCAAGAGCCGGTACAAATACAGATAGTGCCCATAAGCCAAGGCTTAAGTAGCCGAGCTGTTGTGTCGATCGTGCATTTGCCGCAAGCATGAATGCAGGCTTACATTTCAAATAAGCCGTAGTAACTGTATCCAACAATAAGTGCTGGTAGTGCGGAATATAAGGTCGCTGCCAGCGCTGCTTTTGGCGCTAATGCAATAGCCGGAAATAGTGCATCACCATCATTAGAAAGCGCATTGGCGATTTGCGCAGACATTGGCATGACACCAGAAATATATAAACTGGTAACCAGTATTTGCGGCCCGCAGCCAGGAAGTAACCCCACCAGCATGCCGACCAATGGCATATACACGCCGTATCCGCATAGCGACGCTGCCATATCAATGTGCGCGAAGTGAATCGACAGCTCGAAAGCGAGAAATGCAACAATCACCCAAGCGCTAACAAAGTGCGTATCTTGCGCTGCTTTTTGCATAGGATGTGACGTGGGGGTTTTGTCATCTTCGGCTACCGTACTTTGATAGTCATGGATTTCTTTGGTAAATGCCCATAAAAACATCATCACGACCGCGAGAATAGCGCCAGTCCATTCAATGCTACCGTCGGAGATACCAAGTACTGCGTTGATATCGACTTGAAATGACATTGCAAACGCTATCACGGTAGCAGGCACAATGAGCCAGGTCCAAAATAGACCTTGCAAGTTGATGGCTCTGTTTTGTAACGGAGTCGCGTCGCTGCTAGCGTTTGAGCAGCAGCTCTGGGATGAGGTAAAACGGCTCACCATTGTGCTGACATGACTTTCTGAAGGCGGTCTTAGGAAATCTTCAGCATGGATGCGGTTGACGACAAGCCCCGTTATCGCGCCAACGATGACACCGAGCACCATCATACCTGCACCAACCCCAGGTTGACTCGCGATCAGTAAGAAGGCGGCATCGCCCATCGTTGCTGTGAGCACCGCGACGACAGAGCCAAACCCGACTCGGCCAGTAACAAACTGAGTGGTGACAATAATTGCCCCGCCGCAACCTGGCAATGCACCCAACATTGAGGAGAACAAGACCTGATAGCTAGGGGATTGATGATAGAGTTCGACAACTCGGTTTTTGCTCGACATCATCCGCGCAACTTGGTGATACACAACCAAAGTGAAAGCGACATAGCAAGAGACTGCCCAGAAGGCATCGGCGAGGGCATTCATAGTGGCGTCACGAGTTGCACTGCTAATAAGCAGTGCCGTAAGTGCAACGGGCAGCACTAAGCGCTTGTATTTAGGTTTAAACTGGTCAATGTTGAGACCATTAAGGATAGTGGGACTTTTCACCAGAAACATTGTCGTCACCAAAGTCAAATGAGAATTATTATCGAGTATATATTAATGATAATAATTCTCAATTGTAATTATGGGGTTTGTTTACACAATGTGAGGACGAAAGAATCATGGGAATCACGCATCAACCGATGACAAATCGAGAAAATCAGGTAAAGTATCGCCCCTGTGAGAGTAATACAGGCGAACTCGCCTGAATGATCAGAATTAGTTAGGAAGCAAAATGATTTTAGTTGTCGGTCATAAAAACCCAGATAGTGATAGCATTTGTGGTGCACTTGTTGCTGCAGAACTTCTAAAAGCTCGCGGTCTTGAAGCGAAGCCAGTTCGTCAAGGCGAGATTAACCGTGAGACGCAACACATTCTTGCAACAGCAGGCGTTGACCAACCAGAACTACGCACAAGCGTTGCTGGTGAAAAAGTTTGGCTAGTAGATTACACCGATCTAGCGCAAGCACCAGACGATATCAACGAAGCAGAAATCCTAGGTATTGTTGACCACCACCGTCTAGGTGATGTGATGACAGTAAACCCTCTTGAAGCTTGGATCTGGCCTGTAGGTTGTACTTGTACCATCCTATTTAACCTATTCAAGATGGAGCAAGCAGAGATCACTCGCCCACTAGCGGTTCTAATGATGTCTGCAATCCTATCTGACACAGTAGGTTTCGCATCTCCAACTTGTACTCAAAAAGACAAAGATGCGGTTCTAGAGCTAGCACAAATCGCTGGTGTTGAAGATCTAGACGCGTTCATCAAAGATCTATTGATCGCTAAAACAAACATCGAAGGTCTATCTGCTGCTGAACTAGTAGAAAAAGATCTTAAAGCTTACCCATTCAACGGTCGCGATGTGGTTGTTGGTCAGGTTGAGCTTGCGACACTTGAGCAAGTTGATGGCATGATCGAAGCGCTAGAAGCTGACCTAACTCGTCGCTGTGAAGAAGAAGGTCTGGCGTTTGCTGCTGTGATGCTTACTGACATCACAACCGCTCAAACTCGTCTAATCTACAAAGGTGAGTGGGCTGAGAAACTGGTTAAGCATGAGAAAGATGGCATGCTGATGATGGAAAATACACTAAGCCGTAAGAAGCAAGGCTGGCCTTGGCTGCAAAACGAGCTCGTGTAATCTTTCACTGAGTTTGATAGAGCCCTAGTTACCGTGACGAAACGTCATAGGTGCTGGGGCTTTTTATTTCCGCTATCCTAAAGTTAAACTTAATCCCTAGAGTTATAAATAATCAAAAAGGCGCGCTGCAATGGCATTAGAACAACATCAAATTGATGAAATCTCTCGTTACGATGAAGAGAAGAGACTGAAGTACAGTGTGAAAACCATGGTGCAAGAACGTCAAATCTGGATTCTGACGGACGAGCACGGTTGCGTGATGCTCAACACCGAAGATGAAGATTGCGTGCCAGTATGGCCACATCAAGAGCTGGCTGAGCAATGGGCCACTGGTGAATGGGATAACTGTAAAGCTGAAGCGATTTCTCTAAACAAATGGCACAGCCGTTGGACATATGGCTTAGAAGACGATGAGCTAGCGGTGGTGGTGTTCCCAAATCAAAATGAGGAAGGCGTTGTGCTATTCCCAGAAGAGTTTGATTTTGAGCTTAAAAAGCAAGCCAGCAAAGCGCGTTAATTACAGGTGTGAATAAACCGTAATCAGACATTTCACACAGTAGGCAGAAAATAAAACATAGGGTAGACTTATCGGTTCTATTTCTCTGCTTACTGTTTGTTATGTCGCGACTTTTGTTACTTCTCTCTACCTTTGTGTTCTCCTCTTTTACTCATGCTTCAAGTAAAGAAGCTTGGGATACATTCAGCGACATTGGTGCCTATGGCCTAGTGGGACTTGCAGCGGCAATGCCTGCCTATCAAAAAGATTGGCAAGGTGTTTGGCAAGCTGGTCTCAGCGTGGGCTCGGCTTCTGCTATCGGCCTTATTGGTAAACATACCATTGACGCCCCTCGTCCAGACGGCAGTGATAACAAAAGCTTCCCTTCAAATCACACTGCGAACGCCTTTGCTTCCGCTACAACACTGTATATCCGTCAAGGGTGGCAAGTGGGTCTACCAGCTTATGGAGTAGCCGCTATGGTTGGCGTAGGGCGTGTGCAAGCGGATAAGCACTATTGGCGAGACGTAGCAGCCGGTGCTGCTCTTGGCGTATTGACGGGCTGGGTGTTTACCGACAAGTTAGATGAAAATTTGCAGGTGGTGCCTTATGCTAGCTCTCGTTCGGCTGGCGTGTCGTTGACCTATGTTTGGTAATCTACCAGCCAATAAAAAGCCCAGCATAGCTGAGCTTTTAAACGATTGGAGATAGCGTTAATCACGCTTCCATAGGATATGGCAGAACTTATTGTCAGGATCACGGCTTACCAGTAAGCGCGCAAACACATCATCTAAGACATCGTTTTCTTCGTTCACAAGGCCAATGCGTACTTCTGCATAGCTTTCGTCAACGTCAAAGCCAACGTGCTCCACCCAATCCGCGCCAGTCTCAACAATCTCCGCTGCACCGCGGTCATCAAACTGCGCAGTGAATAGGATCACGTCGGCTGCTTCCAGATTATCTGGTGCCATTTCTAGGAAGATATCGTATGCCGCTTCAATCACGTCATCGTATGAAATTAGTTCTGACATAAATTACGCTCGGTTCATGTATTTACGTTCTGCAGTGTTGATCACTACACGGTCACCTGTTGCGATGTACTCAGGTACTTGCACAGTTAGGCCTGTTGATAGACGAGCTGGCTTAGTACGAGCAGAAGCTGATGCACCTTTAATTGAAGGGTCAGTTTCTTCGATCACTAGCTCAACAGACGATGGTAGCTCAAGGCCAACTGCACTGCCGTTTACTAGGATAACTTGAACGCCTTGCGTGTCTTCATTGATGAACAGTAGATCATCTTCGATTTCATCGTGCTTAAACGTGAATTGGCTGTAGTCTTCGTTATCCATGAAGATGTACTCATCGCCATCAACGTAAGAGAAGGTCACGTTACGCTTGTTCATTTCTACCGTTTCAAGAGTGTCATCTGATTTGAAACGCTCATCAACTCTTGAGCCTGTTGCTAAATCAGTACAACGTAGCTTGTAGATCTTTGCACCGCCACGGCCACCTGGAGTGGTGACTTCGATATCTTTGATTAGCAACGTTTTGCCATTTGACTCAATCGCAAAACCTTTTTTAAGCTCACTTGCCTTAGGCATGGACTATTTCCTTCGTTTTTTTGTTTAGACAGTCAATTATACGTTCGAAATCTAGGTTTGCTCAAGAAGGGAATGATGTCTCAACCACCACAATTCAACGTTGAATCCCAAAATAGGCAATCGTAGAATAGGGAGATATCCAAACTGGCTAAGTAACGACGTGCAAAACCAAGTATCAACCCAATCGCCAATCCATCATTCTATTCCTCAGCAGAGCTATGTTCCGGTCATAGAAGACTTAATCGCGTGTTTAAAGTCGGGACTGAAAGAGAACCTGCATAGCATTTATGTCTATGGTTCGGTGGCTAACGGAACGGCAATCCCGCATGTGTCGAATCTCGATGTGGTGTTGGTTACGCATGCGCCTTTCTCACCGAGCCAAAAATCACTGTTCAACTCAATAAACTGGCGGTTTCAGAAAGACTTTCCTTTCGTGAAAGGCCTAGCAGTTCGAACGGCATTAGTCAGTGAAGTGGCCTCACTTTCTGCGCTATTCACTTGGGGATTTTTGCTCAAACAGTGCTGCACCAATGTCTATGGTGAGGATTTATCAGAGTGCTTTGGTGATTACGTGCCGAGCTGGGAAATTGCCAAGCAGTGGAATATGGATATC harbors:
- a CDS encoding manganese-dependent inorganic pyrophosphatase; this translates as MILVVGHKNPDSDSICGALVAAELLKARGLEAKPVRQGEINRETQHILATAGVDQPELRTSVAGEKVWLVDYTDLAQAPDDINEAEILGIVDHHRLGDVMTVNPLEAWIWPVGCTCTILFNLFKMEQAEITRPLAVLMMSAILSDTVGFASPTCTQKDKDAVLELAQIAGVEDLDAFIKDLLIAKTNIEGLSAAELVEKDLKAYPFNGRDVVVGQVELATLEQVDGMIEALEADLTRRCEEEGLAFAAVMLTDITTAQTRLIYKGEWAEKLVKHEKDGMLMMENTLSRKKQGWPWLQNELV
- a CDS encoding DUF2750 domain-containing protein, whose product is MALEQHQIDEISRYDEEKRLKYSVKTMVQERQIWILTDEHGCVMLNTEDEDCVPVWPHQELAEQWATGEWDNCKAEAISLNKWHSRWTYGLEDDELAVVVFPNQNEEGVVLFPEEFDFELKKQASKAR
- a CDS encoding HI1450 family dsDNA-mimic protein, which encodes MSELISYDDVIEAAYDIFLEMAPDNLEAADVILFTAQFDDRGAAEIVETGADWVEHVGFDVDESYAEVRIGLVNEENDVLDDVFARLLVSRDPDNKFCHILWKRD
- the efpL gene encoding elongation factor P-like protein EfpL, with the protein product MPKASELKKGFAIESNGKTLLIKDIEVTTPGGRGGAKIYKLRCTDLATGSRVDERFKSDDTLETVEMNKRNVTFSYVDGDEYIFMDNEDYSQFTFKHDEIEDDLLFINEDTQGVQVILVNGSAVGLELPSSVELVIEETDPSIKGASASARTKPARLSTGLTVQVPEYIATGDRVVINTAERKYMNRA
- a CDS encoding phosphatase PAP2 family protein, yielding MSRLLLLLSTFVFSSFTHASSKEAWDTFSDIGAYGLVGLAAAMPAYQKDWQGVWQAGLSVGSASAIGLIGKHTIDAPRPDGSDNKSFPSNHTANAFASATTLYIRQGWQVGLPAYGVAAMVGVGRVQADKHYWRDVAAGAALGVLTGWVFTDKLDENLQVVPYASSRSAGVSLTYVW
- a CDS encoding glycoside hydrolase family 36 protein gives rise to the protein MTEYISVLPELDALAINPDIEIKLDSGELTCCYHSVLTRPLSSQTALLRFENQVETRAQLLGDGFQMLCQTAGSPNALVDVGRCPDNNASYRLYPSEAPKRFYNYLVVEQSTGFQLYGFTSCHRFAGYFLIEPTRHGIDVVAYLDGEESEPQYWETNQLESLTVIHGSSLDSVYEQYAQRIANHHPVRNGANQNSPIGWCSWYAYYAEVTKENVIDNTRIMSQQLNDLQWVLLDDGYQAFMGDWLSPSDKFDGGVQSLIAEIRANGKKPAIWLAPFIAQAESEVFQQHPDWFLRHPSGELLKAEDITYGGWRCTPWYILDATHPEVQAHLTRVVKVMREEWGVELFKLDANYWGTLKGCRYQKGATGIEAYRLGMAAINEGAGDALVLGCNAPMWPSLGLVDAMRVSDDVERHVHRFEQIAKETFYRSWQHQRLWLIDPDCATFTSLANQGADRSAYEFHRDVLLAAGGLLLSGDPLPELTPFAKETLARLITRQQQTSRASVFSSLTLNHATLKLSEERRLHCLFHYNDVVSEYTLTTEFPSDWYDFWTGEKLNQEPVQIQIVPISQGLSSRAVVSIVHLPQA
- a CDS encoding nucleotidyltransferase domain-containing protein yields the protein MQNQVSTQSPIHHSIPQQSYVPVIEDLIACLKSGLKENLHSIYVYGSVANGTAIPHVSNLDVVLVTHAPFSPSQKSLFNSINWRFQKDFPFVKGLAVRTALVSEVASLSALFTWGFLLKQCCTNVYGEDLSECFGDYVPSWEIAKQWNMDIEQSAAMLRKDVALAEEPSSQVDAQRRLAKKLLRAAYGLVLHKTKRWLDDPLESGRVFLEYYPQREQTVERLGILLGRRVIPKRSVVGLVDDFAPWLVKEYQKTEFKIG
- a CDS encoding putative manganese transporter, whose translation is MFLVKSPTILNGLNIDQFKPKYKRLVLPVALTALLISSATRDATMNALADAFWAVSCYVAFTLVVYHQVARMMSSKNRVVELYHQSPSYQVLFSSMLGALPGCGGAIIVTTQFVTGRVGFGSVVAVLTATMGDAAFLLIASQPGVGAGMMVLGVIVGAITGLVVNRIHAEDFLRPPSESHVSTMVSRFTSSQSCCSNASSDATPLQNRAINLQGLFWTWLIVPATVIAFAMSFQVDINAVLGISDGSIEWTGAILAVVMMFLWAFTKEIHDYQSTVAEDDKTPTSHPMQKAAQDTHFVSAWVIVAFLAFELSIHFAHIDMAASLCGYGVYMPLVGMLVGLLPGCGPQILVTSLYISGVMPMSAQIANALSNDGDALFPAIALAPKAALAATLYSALPALIVGYSYYGLFEM